Proteins encoded in a region of the Ciona intestinalis chromosome 6, KH, whole genome shotgun sequence genome:
- the LOC100175002 gene encoding uncharacterized protein LOC100175002 isoform X2 has protein sequence MVMMEFLQAATESKLIVAANTKTQLKETQYTVTRLQDEAAQMQKEMAESQKIIQAARRKITRLKRQLEAVNKENEKLHKKIANFHDQVAALEKRIEELQELPNQSEFDECKERLEELEEEFAELEEETEQLKTDLDSRNIECESFRKKLSEEKEISSNLAEEVQAMEDENDKANTRIKELEEKLSSQESNIMSLRLMVYYKDEVIRRLKQAAIELKSSERRTPKRPPPSPEEGAKRTPEPRREESKTVSNKELSETKKEKPPEREAKSEPKLGETKSETVVIQVTTDKPQEGGEDVKKEPSVTEEPVPKMETFHPASRLYQGKKSPPPKPETKVFLKPDERMEFMEERMRTQQEIAEAHDKLEKMRKEFQTKLKTAVDQEKHKSVLDKMKNEEELQNLCFSVRDETMKVQKEMKNFNDNISKQLEMMIGFKGKLFDESPNPNSMKRRRTTGGLLSVQNTDTLGGVGVKHQTSATGGGCFNQGFMDPGMGGMMGMMGGGMEGGMGGGMMGFEGDMMGMMNPNMMGSNMMDPNSMENSEDQEEEEIGKGNVNYWNNLKSALGVKAPKKEEEEPPVPKRNPLVARVLAEKQRRLSIATNPRSTPDASTGIRGDYSSSSSSTDESEGFRDYLEMVDPELAEIMRAMRPSAGKNSNKEVKKEDDVIKQSGSDGVIISLNVPEIGVGKTSSSEEKSEVQVIESVAVEGKDKIDQRSIQEKFVEPKAEILQKVLIVTNDDGEDEDKKMENQSPVPNLLTVVDRRMARLRDRRRSSVVPFRDVMQIARRQSIRPPPPPKAVKFKGFYSEFGGPFKSKTELEKRRDAISREAAVRRRKEQLEEQEEERRRARRKAIAATTGIDDDPVKQAEVFVRNISLKVNSFFAGMNENLVEAIEKEKSRMNMKVKNAENELSKVRMNAQAQIAKAKEERDKKSSELIKTKKILMNILGGNAITPSTTESSSTMITPYQIISRLKQAEKDLDTAQDKLNKAAKKHENSAEEYRQKSYILDNQIKKSESAKVRAEQKMRQQKAEADFLKVQLHELKVGETQKLLLSLKDHKLNIDAIRNCMDLEENVKNTVVGLLHRSMLFPGVRLHQLVHRYRQHAQMQACMERVKVQLEQRFEARKRRQGKVWNKEKQREYKMLKQLLSRLEARQSHLRQSWIKKRKESRGSRQKILMMITLLFHKIKNEKKDINLIQPIIFKVCGKERQHNNSPVAGFTQPCKDMRLVFPYSSYEGSARAAPNTPVSMTTEGPQPQMEQPENREDFDIIGGKVPEDKSREKKNEPQWFPDSSIFCPFSNRSGTIVPVNSHMDIKQAAQSRYSNGVTLPRLTPATRASIRRNKRPTSPLEMPRIVELEVQGGLRRAKSTIVEKLMTQPQRQFDITQSYTSQIQLREFDTENSDHCLPPIAPDITRPSSIPSPQRRTSRSGTKQAPRKKTPPDQEASVLAKKKSKRFDTKPTSRESDNSMSPSSDRSSSGRSTVLPPI, from the exons GCTGCAGGATGAGGCTGCTCAGATGCAGAAGGAGATGGCAGAATCACAGAAGATTATTCAAGCCGCAAGAAGGAAGATAACAAGGTTAAAACGACAG CTCgaagcagtaaacaaagaaaatgaaaaacttcaCAAGAAAATTGCAAATTTTCACGATCAAGTTGCAGCTTTGGAAAAACGAATTGAAGAATTACAAGAATTGCCCAACCAATCTGAATTTGATG AGTGTAAAGAAAGGTTAGAAGAGTTAGAAGAGGAGTTTGCTGAGCTAGAagaagaaacagaacaactgaaAACAGATTTAGATAGCAGGAACATAGAGTGTGAAAGCTTCCGCAAAAA aTTATCAGAGGAAAAAGAAATAAGCTCTAATCTTGCTGAAGAGGTGCAAGCTATGGAAGATGAGAATGATAAAGCAAACACGAGAATCAAGGAGCTTGAGGAAAAACTGTCGAGTCAGGAAAGCAACATTATGTCACTACGACTCATGGTTTATTATAAGGATGAG GTTATTCGAAGATTAAAGCAAGCAGCAATTGAGCTGAAATCAAGTGAAAGAAGAACACCCAAGCGTCCTCCACCCAGTCCAGAAGAAGGAGCAAAGAGGACACCGGAACCGAGGAGAGAAGAATCAAAAACTGTCTCCAATAAAGAGCTCTCGGAAACGAAAAAAGAGAAACCGCCAGAGAGG GAGGCAAAATCTGAACCAAAGCTTGGAGAAACTAAGAGTGAAACAGTTGTTATTCAAGTGACCACTGATAAGCCTCAAGAAGGTGGTGAAGATGTTAAAAAAGAGCCATCGGTAACTGAAGAACCTGTACCAAAAATGGAGACATTTCATCCAGCGAGTAGATTATATCAAG GTAAAAAATCCCCCCCTCCGAAACCGGAGACAAAAGTCTTCCTTAAACCGGATGAGAGAATGGAGTTTATGGAAGAAAGGATGAGGACTCAACAAGAAATCGCAGAAGCTCATGACAAGTTAGAAAAGATGAGAAAAGAATTTCAGACTAAACTAAAAACAGCAGTTGATCAGGAAAAACATAAATCT GTGTTGgacaaaatgaaaaatgaaGAAGAATTGCAAAACCTTTGTTTCTCTGTGAGAGATGAAACCATGAAAGTtcaaaaagaaatgaaaaattttaacGACAATATTTCTAAACAATTAGAAATGATGATTGGATTTAAGG GTAAATTGTTCGATGAATCTCCTAATCCTAATTCAATGAAGCGTAGAAGAACTACAGGTGGTTTGTTAAGTGTTCAGAACACTGATACATTGGGAGGGGTTGGGGTCAAGCATCAGACCTCGGCTACGGGTGGTGGGTGCTTTAATCAAGGGTTTATGGACCCAGGAATGGGGGGTATGATGGGGATGATGGGCGGGGGCATGGAAGGTGGAATGGGGGGTGGAATGATGGGCTTTGAGGGTGACATGATGGGTATGATGAACCCCAACATGATGGGTTCTAATATGATGGACCCGAATTCAATGGAAAATTCCGAAGATCAAGAAGAGGAAGAAATTGGGAAAGGGAATGTGAATTATTGGAACAATTTAAAGTCAGCCCTCGGAGTTAAAGCTCCAAAGAAGGAAGAGGAAGAGCCTCCTGTTCCAAAGAGGAATCCGTTGGTGGCGAGAGTCCTTGCTGAGAAGCAGAGGAGGCTAAGCATAGCTACAAATCCAAGGAGCACTCCAGATGCAAGCACTGGGATAAGAGGGGATTactcttcctcttcttcatcTACAGATGAGAGTGAAGGATTTAGGGATTACTTAGAGATGGTTGATCCAGAGCTTGCAGAAATAATGAGAGCGATGAGACCATCAGCTGGGAAGAACTCAAATAAGGAAGTTAAAAAAGAGGATGATGTTATTAAACAGAGTGGGAGTGATGGTGTAATAATAAGCTTAAATGTGCCAGAGATTGGGGTTGGGAAAACTTCTTCTAGTGAAGAAAAAAGTGAGGTACAAGTTATAGAATCTGTTGCAGTAGAGGGAAAAGATAAAATTGATCAAAGAAGTATTCAAGAGAAGTTTGTGGAGCCAAAAGCCGAAATTCTTCAGAAAGTTTTAATTGTAACAAATGATGATGGTGAAGATGAAGATAAAAAGATGGAGAATCAAAGTCCTGTTCCTAATCTTCTAACAGTAGTTGATCGGAGGATGGCAAGGCTTAGAGATCGAAGACGTTCTTCTGTCGTTCCATTCAGAGACGTGATGCAGATCGCTCGACGACAGAGCATAAGACCACCTCCTCCACCTAAAGCTGTTAAGTTTAAAGGATTTTATTCTGAGTTTGGAGGACCTTTTAAATCAAAGACAGAACTTGAGAAGAGACGAGATGCAATTTCAAGGGAAGCAGCAGTCAGGAGGAGAAAAGAGCAGCTAGAGGAGCAGGAAGAAGAGAGAAGAAGAGCAAGGAGAAAGGCAATTGCTGCGACAACAGGAATAGATGATGACCCGGTGAAACAAGCGGAAGTTTTTGTGAGAAATATATCTCTTAAG GTCAACTCCTTTTTTGCTGGGATGAATGAAAATTTAGTTGAAGCCATTGAGAAAGAGAAAAGTAGAATGAACATGAAAGTGAAAAATGCTGAGAATGAGCTGTCCAAAGTTCGAATGAATGCCCAAGCACAAATCGCAAAAGCAAAAGAAGAAAGAGACAAAAAATCAAGTGAACTAATCAAgacaaagaaaatattaatgaaCATACTAGGAGGCAAT GCTATCACCCCTTCTACCACTGAGAGCAGTTCAACAATGATCACACCGTACCAAATCATCAGTCGATTAAAACAAGCAGAAAAAGATTTAGACACTGCTCAAGATAAACTTAACAAAGCTGCAAAGAAGCATGAAAATAGTGCAGAGGAATATAG acaaaaGTCATATATTTTGgacaatcaaataaaaaagagtgaGTCAGCAAAAGTGAGGGCTGAGCAAAAAATGAGACAGCAAAAAGCGGAGGCAGATTTTTTGAAGGTTCAACTACACGAGTTAAAAGTAGGGGAAACGCAGAAATTACTTCTAAGCCTCAAAGATCACAAACTAAACATTGATGCAATCAGAAATTGTATGGACTTGGAagaaaatgtcaaaaat ACTGTGGTGGGATTACTACATCGCTCAATGCTGTTCCCTGGAGTACGATTGCATCAGTTAGTGCACAGGTATAGACAACACGCACAGATGCAGGCCTGCATGGAAAGAGTAAAAGTACAACTGGAGCAAAGGTTTGAAGCAAGAAAACGAAGACAGGGAAAAGTCTGgaat aaAGAAAAACAGAGAGAGTACAAGATGCTTAAGCAACTTCTTTCAAGATTGGAAGCCAGACAAAGTCATTTACGTCAATCATGGATAAAGAAGAGAAAGGAGAGCAGAGGAAGCAGGCAGAAAATATTAATGATGATAACCCTCCTTTTCCATAAGataaagaatgaaaagaaAGATATTAACTTAATACAACCAATTATATTCAAAG TCTGTGGAAAAGAAAGACAACACAACAACTCACCGGTGGCTGGCTTCACTCAGCCTTGTAAAGACATGAGGCTTGTATTTCCATACAGCAGTTACGAAGGGTCAGCTCGTGCTGCACCTAATACTCCAGTTTCAATGACAACAGAAGGACCTCAGCCACAGATGGAGCAACCCGAGAACAGAGAGGACTTTGATATTATTGGAGGAAAAGTGCCAGAGGATAAGTCTAGAGAAAAGAAGAATGAACCGCAATGGTTTCCAGATAGTAGCATATTCTGCCCGTTTTCTAACCGTTCTGGCACAATAGTTCCTGTTAACTCACATATGGACATAAAACAAGCAGCTCAAAGTCGCTATAGTAATGGTGTGACGTTACCGCGCTTGACACCGGCGACAAGGGCGAGTATTCGCCGGAATAAAAGGCCGACATCCCCGCTAGAAATGCCACGAATCGTTGAGCTCGAAGTTCAAGGCGGCCTGCGTCGGGCTAAGAGCACAATAGTGGAAAAGCTAATGACGCAGCCGCAACGGCAGTTTGATATCACACAGTCATACACAAGCCAGATACAACTACGCGAATTTGATACTGAAAACTCAG ATCATTGCCTACCACCAATTGCTCCAGATATAACAAGACCATCTTCTATACCGAGTCCGCAGAGAAGAACAAGTAGATCTGGAACGAAACAAGCTCCAAGGAAAAAGACACCGCCCGATCAGGAAGCTTCAGTTCTGGCCAAGAAAAAGTCCAAAAG ATTTGACACGAAACCAACAAGTCGAGAAAGCGACAATTCAATGTCACCGTCCAGCGATCGTTCGTCTTCTGGCCGATCTACCGTTTTACCGCCAATATAA
- the LOC100180532 gene encoding uncharacterized RING finger protein C2A9.04c-like has protein sequence MDRGIGGVPYHQRRYNDMNYERPRQWWNNETKRFIQNHGHDYYRSQYSRTANQRTNYRHNHGNFDRQQRSSSSLTPRASYTRQNSVRQPIPWHNRQGFQANSGLQNRHVATHSGLRLQHYTSRSRNTPSTTNQNYNRRPQYRRNGTNDQKLRDPQATLPPYKREPTAVERKRGISGDITETTCAICLDEMDEMEIKRLRGTFEPTVTFPCGHSFHGACAEAWVASKHTCPLCRSFVPPERLSRDFSAYR, from the exons ATGG aTCGTGGTATAGGTGGAGTGCCTTACCATCAACGCCGGTACAACGACATGAACTACGAACGTCCTCGCCAATGGTGGAATAACGAAACCAAACGTTTTATTCAAAACCATGGCCACGACTACTACCGTTCGCAATACAGCCGGACAGCGAACCAACGTACAAATTACAGGCATAACCATGGAAATTTTGACAGACAGCAACGTTCTAGTAGCAGTTTAACGCCACGAGCAAGCTACACAAGACAGAATTCAGTTAGACAGCCTATACCGTGGCATAATAGGCAAGGGTTTCAAGCCAATTCTGGCCTGCAAAATCGACATGTAGCAACTCATTCAGGACTAAGACTTCAACACTATACGTCTAGATCAAGAAATACTCCAAGCACTACGAATCAGAATTACAATAGAAGACCACAGTACCGCCGAAATGGCACTAATGACCAAAAGTTGCGAGATCCTCAAGCTACCTTACCACCTTATAAACGTGAGCCTACTGCCGTTGAAAGAAAACGGGGCATATCTGGAGACATAACTGAAACAACTTGTGCGATCTGTTTAGACGAAATGGACGAAATGGAAATTAAGAGGCTACGTGGAACATTCGAGCCTACTGTTACTTTTCCATGTGGCCATAGCTTCCATGGCGCTTGCGCAGAAGCTTGGGTGGCAAGCAAGCATACATGTCCGCTTTGTCGATCATTTGTACCACCAGAAAGACTTAGCCGAGATTTTAGCGCTTACCGATAA
- the smad4 gene encoding smad4 protein isoform X1 — protein MQNPTTSNDACLSIVHSLMCHRQGGESESFAKRAIESLVKKLKEKKDELESLITAITTSGAHPSKCVTIQRTLDGRLQVAGRKGFPHVIYARLWRWPDLHKNELKHLKVCKFAFDLKCDSVCINPYHYDRVVSPGIDLSGLTLQHTPAAAPLVSNDYQDLKITDVQGNWMNQGKAEAMPLGPVQHQASEEYTSTSKAGTSNGISNGPVSGTMQYTPGASSFSTPSSSAPVNPNQAIGSASQQLIQYNQHMSWQAGSTAKYTPEMSTPMTAPYYSPNDVPYLPVSTHPGPEFWCSITAYEMDVQVGETFKVPSSCPAVTVDGYVDPSGGNRFCLGQLSNVHRTEASEKARLHIGKGVQLVCHGEGDVWVKCLSDHAVFVQSYYLDREAGRSPGDAVHKIYPNAYIKVFDLRQCHRQMQQQANTASAAANAQAAAVSGNIPGPGSVGGIAPAIGLPGLSAAAGIGVDDLRRLCILRMSFVKGWGPDYPRQDIKQTPCWIEIQLHRALQLLDEVLHTMPIGEPHSHD, from the exons ATGCAGAACCCTACGACGTCAAATGATGCGTGTTTAAGCATTGTACATAGTCTTATGTGCCACCG GCAAGGCGGGGAGAGTGAATCTTTTGCGAAGCGAGCAATCGAAAGTTTggtgaaaaaattaaaagagaaaaaagacGAATTAGAAAGTTTAATAACCGCCATTACAACTAGTGGTGCCCACCCTTCTAAATGTGTTACTATACAAAGAACCCTGGATGGAAGGCTGCag GTAGCCGGTCGCAAAGGTTTCCCCCATGTTATATATGCCCGTTTATGGCGATGGCCAGATCTTCACAAAAACGAGCTTAAACACCTAAAAGTCTGCAAATTCGCGTTTGATTTGAAATGCGACTCGGTGTGTATTAACCCCTACCACTATGATAGAGTGGTCTCGCCAGGAATTGATTTATCTGGACTCACTTTACAGCATACAC CTGCTGCAGCTCCCTTGGTATCCAACGATTACCAAGATTTAAAGATAACTGACGTGCAAGGGAACTGGATGAACCAGGGCAAGGCTGAAGCTATGCCATTGGGACCTGTACAACATCAAGCCTCAGAAGAATACACTAGTACCTCTAAAGCAG GTACCTCGAATGGCATTAGCAATGGCCCTGTCTCTGGTACGATGCAATATACTCCTGGAGCTTCCAGTTTTTCTACACCTAGCTCAAGCGCGCCAGTGAACCCTAATCAAGCTATTGGCAGTGCCTCGCAACAGCTTATACAATACA ATCAACACATGAGTTGGCAAGCTGGCAGCACTGCGAAATACACACCAGAAATGAGCACGCCCATGACTGCACCTTATTATTCACCAAATGATGTTCCTTACCTACCAGTATCCACACATCCAG GCCCCGAGTTCTGGTGTTCAATCACTGCATATGAGATGGACGTCCAAGTTGGTGAGACATTTAAAGTTCCATCTTCGTGTCCAGCTGTTACTGTGGATGGTTATGTTGACCCTTCTG GTGGCAACAGATTTTGTCTTGGTCAGCTATCAAACGTACATAGAACTGAAGCATCAGAAAAAGCAAG GTTACACATCGGCAAAGGTGTCCAGCTAGTGTGCCATGGAGAGGGGGACGTTTGGGTGAAGTGTTTAAGTGATCATGCAGTATTTGTACAAAGCTACTACCTTGATAGGGAAGCAGGCAGGTCACCAGGGGATGCAGTTCATAAAATCTACCCAAATGCTTATATAAAG GTTTTTGATTTGCGGCAGTGCCATAGACAGATGCAGCAACAAGCTAACACAGCTTCAGCAGCAGCAAACGCACAAGCTGCTGCTGTATCAGGGAATATACCTGGACCTGGTTCTGTAGGTGGAATAGCCCCTGCTATAG GTCTGCCAGGTTTATCAGCAGCTGCAGGCATAGGAGTGGATGATCTCCGTAGACTTTGTATTCTTAGAATGAGTTTTGTAAAAGGCTGGGGGCCTGACTACCCTCGACAAGATATAAAACAAACGCCTTGTTGGATAGAAATACAACTGCATAG AGCCCTCCAATTACTTGATGAAGTTTTACACACAATGCCAATAGGGGAACCTCATTCTCATGACTGA
- the smad4 gene encoding smad4 protein isoform X2, whose protein sequence is MQNPTTSNDACLSIVHSLMCHRQGGESESFAKRAIESLVKKLKEKKDELESLITAITTSGAHPSKCVTIQRTLDGRLQVAGRKGFPHVIYARLWRWPDLHKNELKHLKVCKFAFDLKCDSVCINPYHYDRVVSPGIDLSGLTLQHTPAAAPLVSNDYQDLKITDVQGNWMNQGKAEAMPLGPVQHQASEEYTSTSKADQHMSWQAGSTAKYTPEMSTPMTAPYYSPNDVPYLPVSTHPGPEFWCSITAYEMDVQVGETFKVPSSCPAVTVDGYVDPSGGNRFCLGQLSNVHRTEASEKARLHIGKGVQLVCHGEGDVWVKCLSDHAVFVQSYYLDREAGRSPGDAVHKIYPNAYIKVFDLRQCHRQMQQQANTASAAANAQAAAVSGNIPGPGSVGGIAPAIGLPGLSAAAGIGVDDLRRLCILRMSFVKGWGPDYPRQDIKQTPCWIEIQLHRALQLLDEVLHTMPIGEPHSHD, encoded by the exons ATGCAGAACCCTACGACGTCAAATGATGCGTGTTTAAGCATTGTACATAGTCTTATGTGCCACCG GCAAGGCGGGGAGAGTGAATCTTTTGCGAAGCGAGCAATCGAAAGTTTggtgaaaaaattaaaagagaaaaaagacGAATTAGAAAGTTTAATAACCGCCATTACAACTAGTGGTGCCCACCCTTCTAAATGTGTTACTATACAAAGAACCCTGGATGGAAGGCTGCag GTAGCCGGTCGCAAAGGTTTCCCCCATGTTATATATGCCCGTTTATGGCGATGGCCAGATCTTCACAAAAACGAGCTTAAACACCTAAAAGTCTGCAAATTCGCGTTTGATTTGAAATGCGACTCGGTGTGTATTAACCCCTACCACTATGATAGAGTGGTCTCGCCAGGAATTGATTTATCTGGACTCACTTTACAGCATACAC CTGCTGCAGCTCCCTTGGTATCCAACGATTACCAAGATTTAAAGATAACTGACGTGCAAGGGAACTGGATGAACCAGGGCAAGGCTGAAGCTATGCCATTGGGACCTGTACAACATCAAGCCTCAGAAGAATACACTAGTACCTCTAAAGCAG ATCAACACATGAGTTGGCAAGCTGGCAGCACTGCGAAATACACACCAGAAATGAGCACGCCCATGACTGCACCTTATTATTCACCAAATGATGTTCCTTACCTACCAGTATCCACACATCCAG GCCCCGAGTTCTGGTGTTCAATCACTGCATATGAGATGGACGTCCAAGTTGGTGAGACATTTAAAGTTCCATCTTCGTGTCCAGCTGTTACTGTGGATGGTTATGTTGACCCTTCTG GTGGCAACAGATTTTGTCTTGGTCAGCTATCAAACGTACATAGAACTGAAGCATCAGAAAAAGCAAG GTTACACATCGGCAAAGGTGTCCAGCTAGTGTGCCATGGAGAGGGGGACGTTTGGGTGAAGTGTTTAAGTGATCATGCAGTATTTGTACAAAGCTACTACCTTGATAGGGAAGCAGGCAGGTCACCAGGGGATGCAGTTCATAAAATCTACCCAAATGCTTATATAAAG GTTTTTGATTTGCGGCAGTGCCATAGACAGATGCAGCAACAAGCTAACACAGCTTCAGCAGCAGCAAACGCACAAGCTGCTGCTGTATCAGGGAATATACCTGGACCTGGTTCTGTAGGTGGAATAGCCCCTGCTATAG GTCTGCCAGGTTTATCAGCAGCTGCAGGCATAGGAGTGGATGATCTCCGTAGACTTTGTATTCTTAGAATGAGTTTTGTAAAAGGCTGGGGGCCTGACTACCCTCGACAAGATATAAAACAAACGCCTTGTTGGATAGAAATACAACTGCATAG AGCCCTCCAATTACTTGATGAAGTTTTACACACAATGCCAATAGGGGAACCTCATTCTCATGACTGA
- the smad4 gene encoding Smad4 protein: protein MQNPTTSNDACLSIVHSLMCHRQGGESESFAKRAIESLVKKLKEKKDELESLITAITTSGAHPSKCVTIQRTLDGRLQVAGRKGFPHVIYARLWRWPDLHKNELKHLKVCKFAFDLKCDSVCINPYHYDRVVSPGIDLSGLTLQHTPAAAPLVSNDYQDLKITDVQGNWMNQGKAEAMPLGPVQHQASEEYTSTSKAGTSNGISNGPVSGTMQYTPGASSFSTPSSSAPVNPNQAIGSASQQLIQYSQRNQHMSWQAGSTAKYTPEMSTPMTAPYYSPNDVPYLPVSTHPGPEFWCSITAYEMDVQVGETFKVPSSCPAVTVDGYVDPSGGNRFCLGQLSNVHRTEASEKARLHIGKGVQLVCHGEGDVWVKCLSDHAVFVQSYYLDREAGRSPGDAVHKIYPNAYIKVFDLRQCHRQMQQQANTASAAANAQAAAVSGNIPGPGSVGGIAPAIGLPGLSAAAGIGVDDLRRLCILRMSFVKGWGPDYPRQDIKQTPCWIEIQLHRALQLLDEVLHTMPIGEPHSHD, encoded by the exons ATGCAGAACCCTACGACGTCAAATGATGCGTGTTTAAGCATTGTACATAGTCTTATGTGCCACCG GCAAGGCGGGGAGAGTGAATCTTTTGCGAAGCGAGCAATCGAAAGTTTggtgaaaaaattaaaagagaaaaaagacGAATTAGAAAGTTTAATAACCGCCATTACAACTAGTGGTGCCCACCCTTCTAAATGTGTTACTATACAAAGAACCCTGGATGGAAGGCTGCag GTAGCCGGTCGCAAAGGTTTCCCCCATGTTATATATGCCCGTTTATGGCGATGGCCAGATCTTCACAAAAACGAGCTTAAACACCTAAAAGTCTGCAAATTCGCGTTTGATTTGAAATGCGACTCGGTGTGTATTAACCCCTACCACTATGATAGAGTGGTCTCGCCAGGAATTGATTTATCTGGACTCACTTTACAGCATACAC CTGCTGCAGCTCCCTTGGTATCCAACGATTACCAAGATTTAAAGATAACTGACGTGCAAGGGAACTGGATGAACCAGGGCAAGGCTGAAGCTATGCCATTGGGACCTGTACAACATCAAGCCTCAGAAGAATACACTAGTACCTCTAAAGCAG GTACCTCGAATGGCATTAGCAATGGCCCTGTCTCTGGTACGATGCAATATACTCCTGGAGCTTCCAGTTTTTCTACACCTAGCTCAAGCGCGCCAGTGAACCCTAATCAAGCTATTGGCAGTGCCTCGCAACAGCTTATACAATACAGTCAGAgaa ATCAACACATGAGTTGGCAAGCTGGCAGCACTGCGAAATACACACCAGAAATGAGCACGCCCATGACTGCACCTTATTATTCACCAAATGATGTTCCTTACCTACCAGTATCCACACATCCAG GCCCCGAGTTCTGGTGTTCAATCACTGCATATGAGATGGACGTCCAAGTTGGTGAGACATTTAAAGTTCCATCTTCGTGTCCAGCTGTTACTGTGGATGGTTATGTTGACCCTTCTG GTGGCAACAGATTTTGTCTTGGTCAGCTATCAAACGTACATAGAACTGAAGCATCAGAAAAAGCAAG GTTACACATCGGCAAAGGTGTCCAGCTAGTGTGCCATGGAGAGGGGGACGTTTGGGTGAAGTGTTTAAGTGATCATGCAGTATTTGTACAAAGCTACTACCTTGATAGGGAAGCAGGCAGGTCACCAGGGGATGCAGTTCATAAAATCTACCCAAATGCTTATATAAAG GTTTTTGATTTGCGGCAGTGCCATAGACAGATGCAGCAACAAGCTAACACAGCTTCAGCAGCAGCAAACGCACAAGCTGCTGCTGTATCAGGGAATATACCTGGACCTGGTTCTGTAGGTGGAATAGCCCCTGCTATAG GTCTGCCAGGTTTATCAGCAGCTGCAGGCATAGGAGTGGATGATCTCCGTAGACTTTGTATTCTTAGAATGAGTTTTGTAAAAGGCTGGGGGCCTGACTACCCTCGACAAGATATAAAACAAACGCCTTGTTGGATAGAAATACAACTGCATAG AGCCCTCCAATTACTTGATGAAGTTTTACACACAATGCCAATAGGGGAACCTCATTCTCATGACTGA